The genomic DNA gcaaaggaaaccatcaacaaaacagaaagacaacatactgcatgggaggaaatatttgcaaatgatatgactgataagggattaatatccaaaatatataaacagcttatacgactcaatatcaaaaaacaaacaactcactttttaaaagggtagaagacctgaatagacatttttcaaaaggtcacatggccaacaggcacatgaaaaaatgctcaacattgataaccatcagagaaatgaaaatcaaaaccagaatgagatattgcctcacacctgtcagaacggttatcatcaaaaagaacacagataacaaatgttggcaaagatgtggagaataaagaactcttgtacactgttggttggaagataaattgatacagccattatggaaaacagtagggaggtttctcaaaaaactaaaaacagaattaccatttgatccagaaattccactcctaggtataaatctgaaaaaaccaaaaacactaattcaaaaagatacatgtaccccaatgttcacagcagcattatttataattgccaatatatatttacatacacagtggaatattactcagccattaaaaagaatgaaattttgtcttttgcaacaacatggatggacttggagggtattatgcttggagaaataagtcagatagagaatgACAagtactgtatgttatcacttatatgtggaatctaaaaaataaaacaaatgaatataacaaaacagaaacagaatcacagagagatcaaactaatggttaccagtagggagaggggagggggaggggcaagacagggtagaggattaagaggtctGAACTACTAGGTATAAAGTAAATGAGCTACAAGGATACACTGTATAGGAAAGGGAATCTAGCCGGTGTCTTATAAtgattttaaatggagtataatctataaaattttgaatcactttgttgtacacctgacactaacataatattgtaaatcaactatacctaaataaaaaatacataaaataaaaagaaagtataacTTAGCATTTCCTGACCAGTCTTCTCTGAAAGCCATTCCAGTTTTGCACTCATGGGCTGTTGACACGAAGGTGATCTCTCTTCCCTGCTTTTCAGTGTTCccagttgttttcttaattgcaaGTGAGTGTAGCTGAAGACAGTTTATGCTTCCCATAAACTGAGTGATTTAGAAGAATCATTTTGAGAGCCTAGCTTTTTCTAAATGCCAGGGACTGTTTTAACTGTTAACTCAGGGGTTGAGAGCCTGAAAAGAATGTCAGACCAGTTGatttagaatttttacagttaaaGAGAAAAGCTGGCTCTCCTGGATATCTGGTCTGGCTCCGTGGGGAAAGGGGCAGACCAATCCTACTGTAAGACCACTCCATCCTTGCAGCTCCAGGACACACACAGGGAGATACCTGAGGGGTCACCTGCTTGCTTTCCCATCTGTTTGGCAGTGAAGTTGAAGATCACAAGTCTTGTCCTGTAGCAAGGAGAGGCATTTTGGAGGAGAAGTAAGTCCTCTGGTCTCCCAGAAGCATTTGGGATTAACTTGGAGGAGGGTTTCCAAAGATTCCTGACGATAAGAGACACCTGGGCATTTACTCTCCCTTGGAAATTTTGGTTCTTACTCTCCCTTGGAAATTTTGGTTCTGTTGAGATGAGTTGGGAACTCAGATTTtgccgtttaaaaaaaaaaaaatgccccagGTGATTTTTATCATCCGGGAAGTTTGGGAAGCCCTGCCTTAGGGCAAGAGGGCAACTCTTTTCCCAGACCTTGAGCTCACGCCTGCAAAAGGGAGCTGATACAATATTTAACCACTTGTGGAGAGACACCTGTTTGGAGAAAATCTGTCTAGGAAAGAAAGAGGGCTACAGTGACTATAATGTGGAGGAGGCACTTCATGGGGCTGTTCTGAAGTTCTGTAATTACGAATGACAGCTAATGACATTGAAGGGCAAGTTTTCTTCTCTAAATCAGCTTGGGTTTGGTTGCAAAACACAGCAGGCTCGAAAATGCAGCTGCTTGCTTCACTTCGGAAACCAGGGACTGCACTCTCACCACTGGGCAAGGGTCTGAAGTACGTGTCCCTGAGACCCCAGGTCAGACCTTATGCTCTGCCAATGGTGTGGTGCATGGAGAGGCTTCCTAGGCTGTCCTTCCTCTCCTACGGCTGGCATTATTCCCCAGATGTTCAAAGAAAGGGCCCTTGAAGCTGGTCAGGAAAGAAAAGGACCTCAGAGCTTTGCGAGAGTTCCTACGAAAGTTTAAGTGTCATCACAACTAGAGATGCCTGAGGTGCGAAGGAAAACACAGACAGTCATGAAACAGGTATCCGCCTATTTCTAATCGGCTGCCCGGCAGGAAAGCTGGGTTAGATTCTTGAGCATGTGGTGGACATATCAAGGGCCCCTGCACCACCAGAGGCCCTGGAGGTCCTCTGCCTTTCTACAGTCTTGATTTTGGTAGGTTGCAAACAGCCTTAGAACAGTGTCTAAAGCATCTAGAAAAGTGCCACCTAACACAGAAGATGGGGTTTTGAAggagctgaatgaatgaatgtggatGAGATAGTGCTTGTCATTGAATTGCAAATCTGAGATGTCCAATTATTGACAACATGAGAAAACTTCAGGCTTCATTTCCCAGACCTTTATTCTTCTAAACAAAGTTCAGACCTCTGCATGTTATACTCTGTTAACCACAGAAGCCCAAAGTTCTTCCATAACTAACCTGGACCTGTGATTCCTTTGCTCTGCTCTCAGGAGCTCTCACACTCCCTTTTCCCTCGAGAAGCATGAGGACGATGGAGCAGGGCTGCACCCGTTTGGAGGACTTCCCTCTTAATGTGCTTTCAGTCACTCCTTACACACCCAGTACCGCTGACATCCAGGTGTCGGACGACGACAAGGCAGGGGCCACCTTGCTCTTCTCAGGCATCTTCCTGGGACTGGTGGGGATCACGTTCACCATCATGGGCTGGATCAAATACCAAGGAGTCTCCCACTTTGAATGGACCCAGCTCCTTGGGCCCATCCTGCTGTCGGTGGGGGTGACGTTCATCCTGATTGCTGTGTGCAAGTTCAAAATGCTCTCCTGCCAGTTGTgcaaagaaaatgaggaaagggTCCTGGACTCGGAGCAGACGGCGGGAGGACAATCGTTCGTTTTCACTGGTATCAACCAACCCATCACCTTCCATGGGGCCACTGTGGTGCAGTATATCCCTCCTCCTTATGGCTCTCAAGAGCCCATTGGGATGAACAGCACCTACCTGCAGCCAGTGGTGAACCCATGTGGTCTCCTACCGTCTGGAGGGTTGGCAGCCGCCATGCCAAGCCCTCCTCAGTACTACACCATCTATCCTCCAGAGAATGCTGCCTTTGTTGACGACCAGGACTACCCTTCCTTTGTGGATGGTGGAAATGACAGGTATGGAGTTTGCAGAGGGGACATTCCCCTTCTACCTGTCGCAGTCACAGTCTATGGCTGTGTTTGGTCTGGAAGGAAGGTGATGAGAGAAGGCAAACCTCTGTGTGGCCCATTGCCAGGATGGTGGCATTGGTTCTGAGAGTGGTGCTGTGGGCTGTAACAAATCTGTGCTTTCTGCCCCCATTTCAGGTCCAGCCCTGATGCTGAGCAGTTGGAAGAGACACAGCTGGGAGATGAGGACTCTGCttgcttctctcctcctccctacGAGGAAGTATGCTCCGTCCCTCTCTAGAGACTATGAGGCCAAGGGAACAGCCTTTTAGTATTGTTGCTGACACTAAAGTGTTCTATGCTATGACCTTCAGACGTTAGACAGCAGAGCAGCCCAGGCAGCCTGACAGATACCATTTGGGCCAGGGAAAGGGGAAGTGGGAGGTAGAATCTCTCTGACTGGGAAGAATTAGGCTGGGGTGGGGAAATTCCCTTCCGGTAGAGCTAGAAATCCCCTGCATGTGGTTCAGGATCAGGAATTTCACCTGTTTATCTACCACCCATCCCTTTCCCACTAGAAGGCACTAGTGTCTTAATTGGAACTCCAGCAGCCAAGGGAAAAATCAGTACTGCTGTGACTTTGGGAGTTTCCACTGTGGTGAGAGTAGGGGGTGAGAAGGAAGCAGGGAACGGAAAAAAGAGTCAACCGGaggtttcccagtgcctgttccCAGGCCCCAAAGGgatttgcatatttaaaagaaCTTGCCATCTGGTGTCCCTGGAGGACTCTGGGTATCTTAAAggctgcaaataaataaataagtaaaatggaataaaataaaataacgtcTCCTATTAGAATAGTATTAGATAGCTAggtaaaacatacaaaataaatagtAATAGGACAACTGTCAATAAGTCCTTACGTTATCACTAAGTCACAGCGACAGTTGGCCGCTGACGTTCTCTTCGGCAAGGCTGAGGCTCGAGGTGGCCACTCCAGGACAGGGCTGGTGCAGGACATGAACTGACTGGGCCCAGTGGCCAACAGAACACAGGCACTTCCCTATGCGCCCACAGATGAGATCTGTTGAATTAGAATAGAGCTGCCATGGAAAATCACAAATCATGGAAACAGTCTTTATCATAAAGATAAGTTCACCTTCTTTATAAAAAAACTTTGGTGCCCTTAATCTCCCTGAATCTGGATTAAATAaccagaacagactcacagattttAGGAGAGACAGGTAAAACCATGGGGGTTTGAAAGGAAATATTTCCCCTAGGCTGCAAAAGTAAGGCTATTCAATTGGTGGCTCATCTCAAAGGAAAATGGGATTTAGCAATCCTTTAAAGTTTTGGTACTGTGTGTGTATTTGGAgtgatttttagtaatttttatcaGAAATAACTAGTTTTTCAAGCATATGATTAAAATTAGCTTGGTATATTATTTTGATTTGTATTATAC from Camelus bactrianus isolate YW-2024 breed Bactrian camel chromosome 3, ASM4877302v1, whole genome shotgun sequence includes the following:
- the TMEM174 gene encoding transmembrane protein 174, with the translated sequence MRTMEQGCTRLEDFPLNVLSVTPYTPSTADIQVSDDDKAGATLLFSGIFLGLVGITFTIMGWIKYQGVSHFEWTQLLGPILLSVGVTFILIAVCKFKMLSCQLCKENEERVLDSEQTAGGQSFVFTGINQPITFHGATVVQYIPPPYGSQEPIGMNSTYLQPVVNPCGLLPSGGLAAAMPSPPQYYTIYPPENAAFVDDQDYPSFVDGGNDRSSPDAEQLEETQLGDEDSACFSPPPYEEVCSVPL